The following coding sequences lie in one Dehalococcoidia bacterium genomic window:
- a CDS encoding MoaD/ThiS family protein produces MSVKILIPSLLHKYTDDNEVVEVDGATVQECIDALKNRYPELERWLYRGGRVATYVHIGVNKKKASLGDKVSDGDEVKVMLATGGG; encoded by the coding sequence ATGAGCGTTAAAATACTCATCCCTTCGCTTCTTCATAAGTATACCGATGACAATGAAGTGGTCGAGGTCGATGGAGCTACGGTGCAAGAGTGCATCGATGCTTTAAAAAACAGATATCCCGAGCTTGAGAGGTGGCTCTACAGGGGCGGCAGAGTAGCTACCTACGTGCATATCGGCGTGAACAAGAAAAAGGCTTCTCTCGGCGATAAGGTTTCAGACGGCGACGAGGTGAAAGTGATGCTGGCCACGGGCGGGGGTTAG